One Echinicola strongylocentroti DNA window includes the following coding sequences:
- a CDS encoding prephenate dehydrogenase, with product MKHIHIIGLGLLGGSFSLGLKKAIAGIEVTGFDKNNAHLQEALSRGIIDQSSDQVPKNADLVIVATPVDTISGIVASLLDDVSPETLILDFGSTKEHICTTLAAHPNRANFLAAHPIAGTEYAGPSAAFPDLLKDKIMILCEPEKTALHLKSKAYEAFESLGMKIRFMEPHEHDNQLAFVSHLSHISSFMLGKTVLDKMEDDKHILNMAGSGFASTVRLAKSSPAMWTPIMKENKENILEALNGYIENLATFRNLLTSDQFEQLAEKMKNANQIGDILDLKG from the coding sequence ATGAAGCACATTCATATTATAGGACTTGGGCTTTTGGGAGGCTCGTTTTCACTCGGCCTAAAAAAGGCTATAGCTGGAATTGAAGTTACTGGCTTTGACAAAAACAACGCTCACTTGCAGGAAGCACTATCCCGTGGCATCATCGACCAAAGCAGCGACCAAGTCCCTAAAAATGCTGACTTGGTCATCGTGGCCACGCCTGTGGATACGATCAGTGGCATTGTGGCCAGCTTGCTCGATGATGTATCACCGGAAACACTCATCCTGGATTTTGGCTCGACCAAGGAACACATCTGCACCACCTTGGCAGCACACCCCAACAGAGCAAACTTCCTGGCAGCACACCCCATCGCCGGGACGGAATATGCCGGCCCATCAGCGGCTTTCCCTGACCTGTTAAAGGACAAGATCATGATCCTCTGTGAGCCAGAAAAGACAGCCCTTCACCTTAAATCAAAGGCTTATGAGGCTTTTGAATCACTGGGAATGAAGATCCGATTCATGGAACCGCATGAGCACGACAACCAACTCGCCTTTGTGTCCCATTTATCCCACATCAGCTCTTTTATGCTTGGCAAAACGGTACTGGATAAAATGGAAGACGATAAGCATATTCTGAACATGGCTGGAAGCGGCTTTGCTTCCACCGTCAGGCTGGCCAAAAGCTCTCCGGCAATGTGGACGCCCATCATGAAAGAAAACAAGGAAAACATCCTTGAAGCGCTGAATGGCTATATCGAAAACTTGGCTACTTTCAGAAACCTCCTCACCAGTGACCAGTTCGAGCAATTGGCCGAAAAAATGAAAAATGCCAACCAGATCGGCGACATTTTGGATTTAAAAGGCTAG
- a CDS encoding ABC transporter substrate-binding protein, with amino-acid sequence MTDKPYIDQMGQKVTIPVFPKRIVSLVPSQTELLIDLGLEEQLVGITKFCVHPKGLRQKKTIIGGTKKFRFEAIDELQPDLIIGNKEENYREGIEQLAEKYPVWMSDIFTLEDALQMIQEIGGITGKKDVSQLLVREISRGFQVEDDRKGSAVYLIWQEPYMAAGGGTFIDQMLAKAGFQNLIIQNRYPVIAVEEIKELSPEFLLLSSEPFPFKEKHVQALQMELPATKVLLVDGEMFSWYGSRLRYAVDYFRSI; translated from the coding sequence ATGACAGATAAGCCGTACATCGACCAAATGGGACAGAAAGTGACCATTCCGGTCTTCCCCAAGCGCATTGTTTCCCTAGTGCCTTCTCAGACGGAGTTGCTGATTGACTTGGGGCTGGAAGAGCAGTTGGTTGGTATTACGAAGTTTTGTGTGCATCCTAAGGGGCTGCGTCAGAAAAAAACCATCATTGGCGGTACCAAGAAATTCCGATTTGAGGCGATCGATGAATTACAACCGGATTTGATTATCGGAAACAAAGAGGAAAATTATAGGGAAGGAATCGAGCAGCTGGCTGAAAAATATCCGGTCTGGATGAGCGATATTTTTACGCTGGAAGATGCCCTCCAAATGATACAGGAGATTGGGGGAATCACTGGGAAAAAAGATGTGTCGCAGTTGCTGGTGAGGGAAATTAGCCGCGGTTTTCAAGTAGAGGATGATAGAAAAGGTTCTGCGGTCTATTTGATTTGGCAAGAACCGTATATGGCTGCTGGCGGTGGGACGTTCATTGATCAGATGTTGGCCAAGGCGGGCTTTCAGAATTTGATCATTCAGAATCGATATCCCGTAATAGCGGTAGAAGAAATCAAAGAGCTTTCCCCTGAATTTTTGTTGTTGAGTTCAGAGCCATTTCCCTTTAAAGAGAAACATGTGCAGGCCTTGCAAATGGAACTTCCCGCCACAAAGGTTCTCCTAGTGGATGGTGAAATGTTCTCTTGGTATGGTAGTCGGTTACGGTATGCCGTAGATTATTTTAGGTCGATATAG
- a CDS encoding ComEA family DNA-binding protein, which yields MKKKLRYFLRSYLGFTQRESKGFVLVIPVLTFLAIIPRLLAWYGHQSSEDIYQGYLLKVDSLSAVVERDSGALFQQIGDRRAVFDTGSWEDYRERRPELMKMDFAEADSAVLQVVPGIGPTLAGRIVKFRQSLGGLHQKEQLLDVYGLKMDVAKRVFEYFSFTPAIYQQLPLNTSSPKELAAHPYIRYGEAKVIVAYREQHGQYRSLDDLLRIKIFSKEWLERVKPYLNLE from the coding sequence ATGAAAAAGAAATTACGATACTTTTTAAGAAGCTATTTGGGCTTTACGCAGCGTGAATCCAAGGGGTTTGTGCTGGTGATTCCTGTATTGACTTTCCTTGCGATCATTCCAAGGCTATTGGCGTGGTATGGCCATCAGTCATCTGAGGACATCTATCAAGGTTATTTGCTGAAGGTAGATAGTTTGTCCGCTGTCGTGGAGCGGGATTCAGGAGCGCTGTTTCAGCAAATAGGAGATCGACGGGCGGTCTTCGATACCGGGAGCTGGGAGGATTATCGGGAGAGAAGACCTGAATTAATGAAAATGGATTTTGCAGAAGCTGACTCGGCGGTGTTGCAAGTGGTTCCGGGTATTGGGCCTACACTGGCAGGAAGGATAGTGAAATTTCGCCAAAGCTTGGGTGGGCTGCACCAAAAGGAGCAATTGCTTGACGTGTATGGGCTTAAGATGGATGTGGCCAAAAGGGTGTTTGAGTACTTTTCCTTTACGCCAGCCATCTATCAGCAGCTTCCATTGAATACTTCCAGTCCTAAAGAATTAGCTGCTCATCCTTATATTCGGTACGGTGAGGCCAAAGTCATTGTCGCTTACCGCGAACAGCACGGTCAGTACCGGTCCTTGGATGACTTGCTCCGTATTAAGATTTTTTCCAAGGAGTGGCTGGAGAGGGTGAAGCCCTACCTTAACTTAGAGTAG
- the hemA gene encoding glutamyl-tRNA reductase, producing the protein MQHKFSAISLSYKNAPVEIREIIALDDKAIQSLLVKLKEFFNVKDTLILSTCNRTEVYYAHELDLSTEIIKLIGTEKGLHNVVSYLEYFTIIQDEKEAIEHLFKVSMGLEAQVVGDMQISNQVKRAYQASADLEMAGPFLHRLMHTIFFTNKRVVQETAFRDGAASVSYAAVELIEGLTSNTINPRILLLGLGEIGEDVAKNMVYLPNAQVTLTNRTHEKAIQMGAELGFKVVPFEKALEAMQEADVVVSSISASKPFITKSLVKEFDIKSYKLFVDLSVPRSIETTLEDVPGVLLYNVDNIQSKATEALEKRLAAVPQVENIIKESIEEFYSWKKEMMVSPTINKLKNALEQIRMEELERYMKNASKEEYAVIDKITKSMMQKIIKVPVVQLKAACKKDQAEGMIDIISDLFDLERENTNH; encoded by the coding sequence ATGCAGCATAAGTTTAGCGCCATAAGTCTTTCCTATAAAAACGCCCCGGTGGAAATCAGGGAAATTATAGCACTGGACGACAAGGCCATACAATCTCTACTGGTAAAACTGAAGGAGTTCTTCAACGTGAAGGACACCTTGATTTTATCTACCTGTAACAGGACAGAGGTGTATTATGCGCATGAGCTGGATCTTAGTACAGAGATCATTAAGCTGATCGGTACCGAAAAAGGCCTACATAATGTGGTCTCCTATCTTGAGTACTTCACCATTATCCAAGACGAAAAAGAGGCCATTGAGCACCTTTTTAAAGTCTCCATGGGGCTGGAAGCGCAGGTAGTGGGAGACATGCAGATATCCAACCAGGTAAAACGGGCTTATCAAGCTTCTGCAGACCTTGAAATGGCAGGTCCCTTCCTCCACCGATTGATGCACACCATTTTCTTCACGAACAAGAGAGTGGTACAAGAGACAGCTTTTCGGGACGGAGCGGCTTCTGTTTCTTATGCTGCAGTAGAATTGATAGAAGGGCTCACTTCCAACACTATCAATCCCAGAATCCTACTTCTTGGACTGGGAGAAATAGGTGAAGATGTGGCCAAAAACATGGTTTATCTCCCCAATGCCCAAGTAACCCTTACCAACAGAACCCACGAAAAGGCAATTCAAATGGGTGCAGAGCTAGGGTTTAAAGTTGTTCCTTTCGAAAAAGCACTTGAGGCCATGCAAGAGGCAGACGTAGTGGTTTCCTCCATTTCGGCATCCAAGCCATTCATCACCAAGTCCCTTGTCAAGGAATTTGACATCAAGAGCTATAAACTATTCGTCGACCTATCTGTGCCCCGTAGCATAGAAACGACCTTGGAAGATGTACCCGGCGTATTATTGTATAATGTCGACAATATCCAGAGCAAAGCTACAGAAGCTCTTGAAAAAAGACTCGCTGCTGTACCGCAAGTAGAAAATATTATCAAAGAAAGTATTGAGGAGTTTTACAGCTGGAAAAAAGAAATGATGGTATCCCCGACCATCAACAAGCTCAAAAATGCCTTGGAACAAATCCGCATGGAAGAACTGGAGCGGTACATGAAAAACGCCAGCAAAGAAGAATACGCTGTCATCGACAAGATCACCAAAAGCATGATGCAAAAGATCATCAAAGTACCTGTGGTACAGCTAAAAGCAGCATGCAAGAAAGACCAGGCGGAAGGAATGATCGACATCATTTCTGATCTATTCGATCTGGAAAGAGAAAACACCAATCACTAA
- the floA gene encoding flotillin-like protein FloA (flotillin-like protein involved in membrane lipid rafts), translating to MEIANSAIILIAAFGGLILLFIFLYFVPVNLWITAIFANVKVGIGELIGMRIRKVPPSIIVNSLITATKAGLDLTTNELETHYLAGGNVPNVIRALISADKANITLTFKQATAIDLAGRDVFEAVQISVNPKVINTPNVAAVAADGIQLIAKARVTVRANIAQLVGGSGEDTILARVGEGIVTSIGSAATHKSVLENPDKISKLVLQRGLDAGTAFEILSIDIADIDVGTNIGAKLQIDQASADLKVAEAKAEERRAMAVALEQEMKARNVEMRAKVIEAEAEVPKALAEAFRSGNLGVMDYYKMENIKSDTGMRESIAKPDDKGNDKSKGDKK from the coding sequence ATGGAAATAGCTAATTCAGCAATTATCTTAATTGCAGCTTTTGGAGGACTGATATTACTGTTCATCTTCCTTTATTTTGTGCCAGTAAACTTATGGATTACTGCGATTTTTGCCAATGTAAAAGTAGGAATAGGTGAGTTGATAGGGATGAGGATCCGGAAAGTCCCCCCCAGTATTATTGTCAATTCCCTGATCACTGCCACCAAGGCAGGCTTGGACCTCACCACCAATGAGCTTGAAACACATTATTTGGCAGGAGGGAACGTTCCCAATGTCATCAGGGCGTTGATTTCAGCTGATAAGGCTAATATTACCTTGACTTTTAAGCAAGCCACAGCGATTGATTTGGCAGGAAGGGACGTGTTTGAAGCGGTGCAGATTTCTGTAAATCCCAAAGTGATCAATACGCCCAATGTGGCGGCTGTAGCGGCCGACGGTATCCAGCTGATCGCCAAAGCAAGGGTGACTGTTCGTGCGAATATTGCCCAGTTGGTAGGTGGTTCTGGTGAAGATACCATTTTGGCCAGGGTAGGTGAGGGGATTGTGACCTCCATTGGTTCGGCGGCTACGCACAAGAGCGTGTTGGAAAATCCAGATAAAATCTCCAAGCTAGTGCTGCAGCGTGGACTGGATGCGGGGACGGCATTTGAAATATTGTCCATTGACATCGCCGATATTGATGTGGGGACGAACATTGGTGCCAAACTGCAGATCGACCAAGCATCTGCTGACCTTAAGGTGGCCGAAGCTAAGGCCGAGGAAAGAAGGGCGATGGCCGTAGCGCTTGAGCAGGAAATGAAAGCCCGTAATGTGGAAATGAGGGCCAAGGTAATCGAAGCAGAAGCAGAGGTGCCCAAGGCATTGGCAGAGGCTTTCAGGTCTGGAAATCTCGGTGTAATGGACTATTATAAAATGGAAAACATCAAATCCGACACAGGTATGAGGGAGTCCATCGCCAAGCCTGACGACAAGGGCAATGACAAGTCCAAAGGAGATAAAAAATAG
- a CDS encoding amidohydrolase, which yields MKRIYSLLIGLSFLLLACNKKEPADLIVHNGLVYTVNSDFDQATAFAVKDGKFLEVNSNENILQKYSSSKTIDLEGQFVYPGLIDAHTHFYRYGTGLKVADLTGISSFQSLVETVKEHRKEHPDLAWILGRGWDQNLWPEKEFPEKSLLDKAFPDTPVLLTRIDGHAAIANQKALDLGGISANTSILGGKVILKIGQPTGVLIDNAIDQVSSKIPDITIDAARQALLDAQKNCFAVGLTTVVDAGLDKSTIDLIESMQQEGSLKMRVYAMINPTEKNKAHYFEKGPFQNESLTVRSFKIYGDGALGSRGASLLAPYHDAPNELGFLLNTPENFLSLAQEIHAHGFQMNTHCIGDSANRTLLDIYAKVLMGKNDQRWRIEHAQVVHPQDIQKFAKFNIIPSVQPTHATSDMYWAEDRLGHERIKHAYTYKDLMQQNGLIALGSDFPVENINPLFGFHAAIARQDDNNWPKGGFQPENSLTREQALKGMTIWAAYANFEEHLKGSIEKGKLADFIITKKDLMTAPEETLRDIKVQATFLGGEKVN from the coding sequence ATGAAAAGAATTTATTCCCTCCTGATCGGTTTATCCTTTTTGCTATTGGCCTGCAATAAAAAAGAGCCCGCCGACCTTATCGTCCACAACGGGCTAGTTTACACCGTCAACAGCGATTTTGACCAAGCCACAGCCTTTGCTGTAAAGGACGGAAAATTCCTGGAAGTCAATTCCAATGAGAACATTCTCCAGAAATATTCCTCCTCAAAAACCATTGACCTAGAAGGCCAATTTGTATACCCTGGGCTAATCGACGCACACACCCACTTTTATCGGTACGGTACTGGGCTCAAGGTAGCCGATCTCACGGGCATATCGTCCTTCCAATCCTTAGTAGAAACCGTCAAAGAGCACAGAAAAGAACACCCTGACCTAGCTTGGATACTGGGCAGGGGCTGGGACCAAAATTTATGGCCTGAAAAGGAATTTCCTGAAAAAAGCTTACTGGACAAGGCCTTTCCCGACACCCCTGTGCTACTTACCCGAATAGATGGGCACGCAGCCATAGCCAACCAAAAGGCGCTGGATCTCGGCGGCATATCGGCCAATACCTCTATCTTAGGAGGCAAAGTGATACTGAAAATAGGACAACCGACCGGTGTATTGATAGACAATGCCATCGATCAGGTATCTTCAAAAATCCCTGACATCACCATCGATGCCGCTCGTCAAGCGCTCTTGGACGCACAGAAAAATTGCTTCGCAGTGGGGCTGACCACAGTGGTAGATGCCGGGCTGGACAAATCCACCATAGACCTCATCGAAAGCATGCAGCAGGAAGGTAGCCTCAAAATGCGCGTCTATGCCATGATCAACCCTACTGAGAAAAACAAAGCTCATTATTTCGAAAAAGGACCTTTCCAAAACGAATCACTTACCGTAAGGAGTTTTAAGATTTATGGAGATGGGGCTTTGGGATCAAGGGGCGCATCACTCCTTGCACCGTACCATGACGCTCCCAACGAACTGGGCTTTCTCTTGAATACTCCCGAAAACTTCCTATCCCTGGCCCAGGAAATCCACGCACATGGCTTCCAAATGAACACCCACTGCATTGGTGATTCAGCAAACAGAACCTTATTGGACATCTATGCAAAGGTGCTTATGGGAAAAAACGATCAGCGGTGGAGGATCGAACATGCCCAAGTCGTCCACCCTCAAGATATCCAGAAATTTGCTAAATTCAACATCATCCCTTCCGTCCAACCTACCCATGCCACCTCCGACATGTACTGGGCAGAAGACCGACTAGGACACGAGCGGATCAAACATGCCTATACCTACAAAGACCTCATGCAACAGAATGGATTGATCGCACTGGGAAGTGATTTCCCAGTAGAAAACATCAATCCACTATTTGGGTTTCATGCGGCCATTGCCCGTCAAGACGACAACAACTGGCCAAAAGGCGGATTCCAACCAGAAAACAGCCTCACTCGTGAACAAGCACTGAAGGGAATGACCATCTGGGCGGCATATGCCAATTTTGAAGAACACCTTAAAGGCAGCATTGAAAAAGGCAAGCTAGCAGACTTTATCATCACCAAAAAAGACCTGATGACAGCTCCAGAAGAAACCCTGAGGGACATCAAGGTACAAGCTACCTTCCTTGGAGGAGAAAAGGTGAATTAA
- a CDS encoding NfeD family protein, with protein MTWALILGLLVLGLILILLEVIFVPGTTVVGILGLAFSALGVYLTFVNYDSSTALWVLGLTAMTNVGVIFYGFKSGVWKRFSLKDTISSRTYDDRLEGLQVGLRGKTVSDIKPYGKAEFGDTIYEVKSNSGFIPAGQDVEIQQLEYNRIIIK; from the coding sequence ATGACTTGGGCGCTTATTCTCGGATTATTGGTACTAGGGTTGATACTTATCCTTCTGGAAGTGATTTTTGTTCCAGGAACTACCGTGGTGGGGATTTTGGGATTGGCCTTTAGTGCACTTGGAGTTTACCTTACTTTTGTAAATTATGATTCATCGACAGCCCTTTGGGTACTGGGTCTTACGGCTATGACCAACGTGGGTGTGATTTTTTATGGCTTCAAATCCGGCGTGTGGAAGCGATTTTCGCTGAAAGACACTATCTCTAGCCGTACGTATGATGATCGTTTGGAAGGGCTTCAAGTCGGGCTAAGGGGGAAGACAGTGTCTGATATCAAGCCCTATGGCAAGGCGGAGTTTGGTGATACGATTTATGAAGTAAAGTCCAATTCGGGGTTTATTCCTGCTGGACAGGACGTAGAGATCCAGCAACTTGAATACAACAGAATTATCATTAAATAA
- a CDS encoding WG repeat-containing protein: MSTVTGKWALAFSLLIASLGSAFAQMYEVYNPQLELIQKINNDHIFLLSESIRVSDKDQHLKLLNPNYEPFLELEGSSIYQYLSPWILVEQDGKLGAYHEYGELIMKPDYDHIDTRYNELLGKKGNTFYHYDIGSKTLQALGSFQEAHIAKNGQIIAKTPAGYQLPLSDSPQQVYQHLESVSNGTILSHGSSGYGLINREGEYILAPVLDTLQHLEDEFFFGYNENQYMLIKATEDDAKIEYSSYHKIIVKNDVILEYIHGRLRRIMKNDGILLDIMGMADVVRIDADHYNVYFKNGKVGLLDSKGIWQVVPADSITAIQPGNEERFGALQDRHYGYVNRAGKWIIPHQYEGTKKFSEGLAAVKDHGAWGYIDSHGSMIIPAQYDDASEFHNGLAIVKKDGNANLIDRSGKEILKEYYQHIALSDDHYYITENNGSFGMIDPTGKEIVTPTFQSVRREGYDKIIVQKNGRFGIINETGEALLPVYYQDIIIDNSNQKILAEDIYKPIITEDDSKKKRKKKD; encoded by the coding sequence ATGTCAACAGTAACAGGTAAATGGGCACTGGCCTTTTCATTGCTCATCGCTTCATTGGGATCGGCCTTTGCTCAAATGTACGAAGTGTACAACCCACAACTTGAGCTGATCCAAAAGATCAACAACGACCACATTTTCCTCCTGAGCGAATCCATCCGAGTAAGTGATAAAGATCAACACCTCAAACTTCTCAACCCTAACTACGAACCATTTTTGGAACTGGAAGGATCTTCCATTTACCAATACCTGAGCCCTTGGATCCTTGTAGAGCAAGACGGAAAACTTGGCGCTTATCATGAATATGGGGAGCTGATCATGAAACCCGATTATGATCACATCGATACGCGGTACAACGAACTTCTCGGCAAAAAGGGAAACACCTTTTACCACTATGACATCGGATCAAAAACCCTGCAGGCATTAGGCTCCTTTCAAGAAGCCCACATTGCCAAAAATGGCCAAATCATCGCAAAAACACCCGCTGGCTACCAGTTGCCCTTGTCCGACAGCCCACAACAGGTTTACCAACACTTGGAATCAGTATCCAATGGCACGATCCTTTCACATGGGTCCAGCGGATATGGCTTGATCAACAGAGAAGGAGAGTATATCCTTGCCCCCGTCCTCGACACTCTCCAACACCTGGAAGATGAATTTTTCTTTGGCTATAACGAAAACCAGTACATGCTCATCAAGGCCACTGAAGACGATGCCAAAATAGAGTACAGCAGCTACCATAAAATAATCGTGAAAAATGACGTAATCCTAGAGTACATCCACGGCCGCTTACGACGGATCATGAAAAACGACGGTATCCTCCTTGACATCATGGGCATGGCAGATGTAGTCAGAATCGATGCGGACCATTACAATGTCTATTTCAAAAACGGAAAAGTGGGGCTTTTGGACAGTAAAGGCATCTGGCAGGTGGTTCCAGCAGACAGTATTACAGCTATCCAACCCGGAAATGAAGAGCGTTTCGGGGCATTACAAGACAGGCATTATGGCTATGTAAACAGGGCTGGGAAATGGATCATCCCGCACCAATATGAAGGTACTAAAAAGTTTTCTGAAGGGCTAGCCGCTGTCAAAGACCATGGCGCCTGGGGCTATATCGACAGCCATGGCAGCATGATAATCCCTGCCCAGTATGATGATGCCAGCGAATTTCACAACGGCCTGGCCATTGTCAAAAAAGACGGAAATGCCAACCTTATCGATCGCAGTGGAAAAGAAATCCTTAAGGAGTATTATCAACATATCGCTCTATCGGACGACCACTATTATATTACAGAAAACAACGGATCCTTTGGAATGATCGACCCAACTGGTAAAGAAATCGTCACGCCAACATTCCAATCAGTAAGAAGGGAAGGCTACGATAAGATCATCGTCCAAAAAAACGGGCGTTTCGGCATTATCAACGAAACTGGAGAAGCTCTTTTGCCTGTTTATTACCAAGACATCATCATCGACAATAGCAACCAAAAAATACTCGCTGAAGACATCTATAAGCCAATTATCACGGAAGATGACAGCAAAAAGAAGAGAAAGAAAAAAGACTAA
- a CDS encoding type I restriction enzyme HsdR N-terminal domain-containing protein has translation MTAADYPFLNVALNLPTTDFQITAEGGKLTIFDALRKKYLVLTPEEWVRQHIIYYLVAFKKYPKSLFALEKGLKYNHLKKRFDILVLDRSGAPFLLVECKAPEVKLNQKTVEQVCVYNKTIQAQFMAISNGMQHICLQFDADSGAYQQIREFPVF, from the coding sequence ATGACAGCAGCAGATTATCCTTTTCTTAATGTTGCGCTTAATTTGCCAACTACTGATTTCCAAATTACCGCAGAAGGTGGGAAATTAACTATTTTTGACGCCTTACGAAAGAAATATTTGGTTTTGACACCTGAGGAATGGGTGCGGCAGCATATCATTTATTATTTGGTAGCTTTCAAAAAATATCCTAAAAGTCTTTTTGCGCTGGAAAAAGGACTGAAGTACAATCATTTAAAAAAGCGGTTTGATATCCTTGTGCTTGATCGGTCAGGGGCTCCCTTTCTTCTGGTCGAGTGTAAAGCTCCGGAAGTGAAGCTCAACCAAAAAACCGTGGAACAGGTCTGCGTGTACAATAAGACCATACAAGCTCAATTTATGGCCATAAGTAACGGCATGCAGCATATTTGCTTGCAGTTCGATGCTGATTCAGGTGCTTACCAGCAGATTCGGGAATTCCCTGTTTTTTAA
- the proS gene encoding proline--tRNA ligase, with the protein MSKGLPKRSEDYSQWYNELVKRADLAENSAVRGCMVIKPYGYSIWEKMQQQLDKMFKDTGHSNAYFPLFIPKSYLSKEASHVEGFAKECAVVTHYRLKNDEDGKGVIVDPDAKLEEELIVRPTSETVIWSTYRNWVQSYRDLPLKVNQWANVVRWEMRTRLFLRTAEFLWQEGHTAHATRKEAEEETELMMNIYGQFAEEYMGVPVVKGIKTANERFAGAEETYCIEAMMQDGKALQAGTSHFLGQNFAKAFDVKFATKEGGLEHVWGTSWGVSTRLMGALIMAHSDDNGLVLPPKLAPIQVVIVPIFRSEEELLAVEEKAHEVMDELKPLGISVHFDHRDTHKPGWKFAEYELKGVPLRIAMGPRDLANNTIEIARRDTLTKEMVNLGEVNIGSYITAKLDEIQESIYQKALQFREEKTTPVETWEEFQEVLEGKGGFVSAHWDGTSETEEKIKELTKATIRCIPLDQVKEAGKCILTGNPSSGRVLFAKAY; encoded by the coding sequence ATGAGCAAAGGACTGCCAAAAAGAAGTGAAGACTACTCACAGTGGTACAATGAATTGGTGAAAAGGGCCGATCTGGCGGAGAATTCGGCCGTTAGAGGATGCATGGTGATCAAGCCTTATGGCTATTCCATTTGGGAAAAAATGCAACAACAACTGGATAAAATGTTTAAGGACACGGGACATAGCAATGCCTATTTCCCTTTGTTCATTCCAAAATCCTATTTGTCCAAAGAAGCCAGTCATGTAGAGGGATTTGCGAAGGAATGTGCTGTGGTGACCCACTATCGTCTAAAGAATGATGAAGATGGTAAAGGCGTGATCGTAGATCCTGATGCCAAACTTGAAGAGGAGTTGATCGTGCGACCAACTTCTGAGACCGTAATCTGGAGTACCTACCGAAACTGGGTTCAATCTTACCGAGATCTCCCCCTAAAGGTAAACCAATGGGCCAATGTGGTGAGATGGGAAATGAGAACCCGACTGTTTCTGAGAACAGCGGAATTTTTATGGCAAGAAGGCCACACGGCACATGCCACCAGAAAGGAAGCAGAGGAGGAGACGGAGTTGATGATGAATATCTATGGACAGTTTGCCGAGGAATATATGGGCGTTCCAGTGGTGAAGGGTATTAAAACCGCTAACGAGCGCTTTGCAGGAGCTGAAGAAACTTACTGCATCGAAGCTATGATGCAGGATGGTAAGGCGCTTCAAGCTGGCACGTCACACTTCTTAGGGCAAAATTTTGCCAAGGCCTTCGACGTGAAATTCGCCACCAAAGAAGGAGGGTTGGAGCATGTGTGGGGTACTTCTTGGGGCGTGAGTACACGTTTGATGGGGGCCTTGATCATGGCGCATTCCGATGATAACGGCTTGGTGTTGCCTCCGAAATTGGCACCTATCCAAGTGGTGATCGTGCCGATATTCAGAAGCGAGGAGGAATTACTAGCAGTGGAAGAAAAGGCTCATGAAGTCATGGATGAATTGAAGCCACTTGGTATTTCGGTGCATTTTGACCACCGTGACACCCATAAGCCGGGTTGGAAATTTGCAGAATATGAGCTAAAAGGGGTGCCGTTAAGAATCGCAATGGGGCCGCGGGACCTCGCCAACAATACCATAGAAATAGCCCGAAGAGATACGCTTACCAAAGAAATGGTCAATTTGGGTGAGGTGAATATAGGTAGTTATATCACCGCAAAGTTGGATGAGATTCAAGAGTCTATTTACCAGAAGGCACTTCAGTTTAGGGAAGAAAAAACGACCCCCGTGGAGACTTGGGAGGAGTTCCAAGAGGTGCTTGAAGGAAAAGGCGGTTTTGTGTCAGCCCATTGGGACGGGACTTCCGAAACTGAGGAAAAAATCAAAGAATTGACCAAGGCTACTATTAGGTGCATTCCATTGGATCAAGTTAAAGAAGCAGGGAAGTGTATCCTTACCGGTAATCCTTCCAGCGGGAGGGTGTTGTTTGCCAAAGCTTATTGA